Genomic DNA from Pseudomonas fitomaticsae:
CGATGCTTCTCAGCGGCGCAACTTCCCAGCAGACGTACCTGGTCGCGAGTTTCTCGGAGGATCGCAAGCAGTTGCATGTCAATTTGATCGAGAACAATGACTGGCAAAAACCGCAACTCGTGCACACGGTTCCGGTGAAGTCGATTTGGGCCAGTCGCCCCTGAGCAGCGCCAAGGGCACAACTTTCATTGGTTTTATCCGGAGCACCGGACTTTATTCAAGGATGAAAATGTATGAACAAAAGCACTCTCAATGCACTCGGCATTAGTCAGGAAGAAATGGACGCACTGAACGTCATTCTCAATAGCTCCATTCCGGGCGCCGCCATTGCCGTCGCGCACCCGCAAGCAGCTCTGGCAGCGCTTGAGTCGGCCGAAGTTGCCGAGGAGACCAGGCAGAAGCGCAACCCGCCGGACGATGCTGGCAAGCCGCACAGACCTTCAGGCCTGGACAGTCTCGGTGGAGGCAATATTATTTGAGTCAATAGAAGGGATACAAAAAGGCCCCGCCAGTTCTCACTGGCGGGGCCTTTTTTTGCTTCAAGCGTTGGCCTTACTGGGCCTCGGCTTCCGCTGGTTTTTCACCGTGGGACAGGCTGTAAACATAAGCCGCCAGCAGGTGAACCTTGTCGTTGCCTTGCAATTGTTCCTGGGCAGGCATCTGGCCCTGACGGCCGTAACGGATGGTCTGCTGCAGTTGCGCGAAGCTCGAACCGTAGATGAACGCGGCAGGGTGGGTCAGGTCAGGTGCGCCCATCGCTGGCGTACCTTTGCCCGCCGGGCCGTGGCACGCCACGCAGTTGGCGGCGAACAGTTTCTGGCCGTTGGCCGGATCTGCCTTGGTGCCTTCCGGCAGCTTGCGGCCATCCAGGTTGGTCAGCACGAACGCGGCCACGTCGGCCACGCCTTGCTCACCGATCACTTCAGCCCAGGCCGGCATCACGGCGTGACGACCGCCCATGATGGTGGTCTTGATGGTTTCCGGCTCGCCGCCCCAGCGCCAGTCGGCGTCGGTCAGGTTAGGGAAACCATAAGCGCCCTTGGCGTCGGAACCGTGGCAGACCGAGCAGTTGGAGGCGAACAGACGGCCACCCATCTTCAGGGCTTGCGGATCCTTGGCGACTTCTTCGATTGGCATGGCGGCGAACTTGGCGAAGATCGGACCGAACTTGGCATCCGAACGCGCCATTTCCTTTTCCCACTCGTGAACGCCGGTCCAGCCGGTCTGGCCGTTGGCGAACGCGGTCTGCTTCTCGGTATCGAGGTAGTTGTAGCCCGGCAGCAGACCTTTCCAGTTGCCCAGGCCCGGGTACAGCACCAGATAACCCAGAGCGAAGACGATGGTGCCCACGAACAGCATGAACCACCATTTCGGCAGCGGGTTGTCGTACTCCTCGATCCCGTCGAAAGAGTGGCCCACCGTCTCGTCGGTCTGCTCGGTGCGCTGGCCCTTGCGGGTCGACAGCAACAGCCAGGTCAGGGAAAAGATCGTACCGAGACTGAGGACTGTGACGTACAGACTCCAGAATGTAGTCATTCTTTGTTAC
This window encodes:
- the ccoP gene encoding cytochrome-c oxidase, cbb3-type subunit III, which translates into the protein MTTFWSLYVTVLSLGTIFSLTWLLLSTRKGQRTEQTDETVGHSFDGIEEYDNPLPKWWFMLFVGTIVFALGYLVLYPGLGNWKGLLPGYNYLDTEKQTAFANGQTGWTGVHEWEKEMARSDAKFGPIFAKFAAMPIEEVAKDPQALKMGGRLFASNCSVCHGSDAKGAYGFPNLTDADWRWGGEPETIKTTIMGGRHAVMPAWAEVIGEQGVADVAAFVLTNLDGRKLPEGTKADPANGQKLFAANCVACHGPAGKGTPAMGAPDLTHPAAFIYGSSFAQLQQTIRYGRQGQMPAQEQLQGNDKVHLLAAYVYSLSHGEKPAEAEAQ